The following proteins are encoded in a genomic region of Anaerolineales bacterium:
- the miaB gene encoding tRNA (N6-isopentenyl adenosine(37)-C2)-methylthiotransferase MiaB, producing the protein MKYHIWTSGCQMNVADSQRVADSLERLGMQATDEAEQADVVVVNTCVVRQSAEDRAHGRLHALRPLKDRRPDLVINLMGCMVGVKGNPTLQQTFPFVDVFSPPADPKPLLAYLEERLLAANLRRETKERHALMDGEARRPAAGSKGAATAFVTVVEGCSHACTFCVIPYRRGAERSRPASEIVAEVRGLVESGVREITLLGQIVDRYGLDLPEPLSLAALLHQLQAIEGLQRIRFLTSHPNWMTDDLLATVAELPKVCEHIEVPVQAGDDQVLARMRRGYTADDYRRLIERVRKHIPGVAIATDIIVGFPGESEAQFQKTYGLLEELQLDVAHLARYSTRPGTLAARRMQDDVPEPEKMRRFRLLEDLQEQAVAHINTRLLEHVVEVLVEQAQRPGHWRGRTRTNKLVFFDSDLGLAGSLVPVRIEWAGPWSLRGSPAAGAFGLAAGEHSQPPSDQRR; encoded by the coding sequence ATGAAGTACCACATCTGGACCTCCGGCTGCCAGATGAACGTTGCCGACTCGCAGCGGGTTGCCGACTCACTCGAACGGCTTGGGATGCAGGCCACCGATGAGGCCGAGCAGGCCGATGTGGTAGTCGTGAACACATGCGTAGTGCGCCAGAGTGCGGAAGACCGCGCCCATGGCCGTTTGCACGCTCTTCGGCCGCTCAAAGACCGCCGCCCGGATCTGGTGATCAACCTGATGGGCTGTATGGTCGGCGTCAAAGGCAATCCCACTTTGCAGCAGACGTTCCCTTTTGTCGACGTCTTTTCCCCGCCGGCCGATCCGAAGCCGCTGCTGGCCTACCTGGAGGAGCGCCTCCTGGCTGCCAATCTCCGACGGGAGACGAAAGAGCGCCACGCCCTGATGGATGGTGAGGCCAGGCGGCCGGCAGCGGGCAGCAAGGGTGCAGCCACGGCCTTTGTGACCGTCGTCGAGGGCTGCTCACACGCCTGCACCTTCTGCGTCATCCCCTACCGGCGCGGCGCCGAGCGCAGCCGCCCGGCTTCAGAGATTGTGGCCGAGGTGCGCGGCCTGGTCGAGAGCGGCGTGCGCGAGATCACGCTGCTGGGCCAGATCGTCGACCGCTACGGATTGGATCTGCCCGAGCCGCTCAGCCTGGCGGCCCTGCTGCACCAGCTCCAGGCGATTGAAGGGCTGCAGCGCATCCGCTTCCTGACCTCCCATCCGAATTGGATGACCGACGACCTGCTCGCCACTGTCGCTGAGTTGCCGAAGGTGTGCGAGCACATCGAGGTTCCGGTGCAGGCCGGCGATGACCAGGTCCTGGCCCGCATGCGGCGCGGCTATACCGCCGATGACTACCGCCGCCTGATCGAGCGTGTGCGCAAACACATCCCGGGGGTCGCCATCGCCACCGACATTATCGTCGGCTTCCCCGGCGAATCCGAGGCCCAGTTCCAGAAGACGTATGGCCTGCTGGAGGAACTCCAGCTGGATGTCGCTCACCTGGCACGCTACTCCACTCGCCCGGGCACGCTGGCCGCGCGCCGCATGCAGGATGACGTTCCCGAGCCGGAGAAGATGCGACGCTTCCGCCTCCTGGAGGACCTGCAAGAGCAGGCCGTCGCCCACATCAACACCCGCCTGCTGGAGCATGTCGTCGAAGTCCTGGTGGAACAGGCCCAGCGGCCGGGCCATTGGCGAGGCCGGACGCGGACCAACAAGCTGGTATTCTTCGACTCCGACCTGGGCCTGGCCGGCAGTCTGGTCCCGGTCCGCATCGAGTGGGCCGGTCCCTGGAGCCTGCGGGGCTCGCCTGCTGCGGGCGCCTTCGGGCTGGCTGCCGGCGAGCACAGCCAGCCCCCATCGGACCAACGTCGCTGA